One segment of Corynebacterium caspium DSM 44850 DNA contains the following:
- the nrdD gene encoding anaerobic ribonucleoside-triphosphate reductase, with product MRQKREGLVRMLQELVVVKKDGRRTPYRPTKILNDLNSAERVFGVRFHAPKEKIVDNVTAAVYGNVDETGAIPSAELFHLVEKALADSPTVLAAFREYKGHQDEYIRNSTDIAYAISRVVEKDAKIMAENGNKDSRTFTTQREILAGAVTKALGLEMYPTDIRRAHIKGLIHLHDLDRSPFGALPNCSLPDFGYLLSHGFSLGNARIEPPRSIGVAATLLVQLLGAISGEQYGGISIHEIDRLMEPYAEMTLEKSRNLYREVLSDAAEIEKFARKKAAKDIYDAMQAFEYQVNTLTTAAAQTPFTSVSFGMATSWCAREIQKSILAVREKGMSGETAIFPKLLYFVDEGLNLNEGDPNYDIKIAAMACSMKRIYPDLISVPRIRELKNGEYITPMGCRSFLHYWENEQGQSEIVGRNNLGVVSLNLPRLAIQAEGSWEVFFETLDEAIDLALRALHIREEVVLNADLENAPVMYQQGGMGDPTGITSVRDWYTGARRKRSSISLGYIGIHNAMVAMTGNIYWHDHPELREYSYKIMQRMNQRVDEAQESFNAALSVYSTPSESLCDRFDAIDRARFGDIPGVNDHGYYENSFHFPSNLDTNPVAKIHFEQEYMQLTPGGFMFYVEAPNLQENPAAFEAIWNEAFDSVGYFGINSPVDSCFECSFEGEFGCDSEGYYCPRCGNRDESKASVTRRLCGYLGSPMKRPVVNGKQTEINSRVKHM from the coding sequence GTGCGTCAGAAGAGAGAGGGCCTAGTGCGGATGCTGCAAGAATTGGTTGTGGTGAAAAAGGATGGGCGTCGTACGCCGTATCGTCCGACCAAAATCCTAAATGATCTCAACTCTGCGGAAAGAGTCTTTGGGGTGCGTTTTCATGCGCCGAAAGAAAAAATCGTGGATAACGTCACCGCGGCGGTATATGGCAACGTGGATGAAACCGGGGCTATCCCTAGTGCTGAACTCTTCCATTTGGTGGAAAAAGCGTTGGCTGATTCGCCCACGGTATTAGCGGCTTTCCGCGAATATAAAGGCCATCAGGATGAATATATTCGTAATTCCACCGATATTGCCTACGCGATTTCTCGAGTTGTAGAAAAAGACGCCAAAATAATGGCGGAAAACGGCAATAAAGATTCCCGTACTTTTACCACCCAACGCGAAATTCTAGCCGGGGCAGTCACTAAAGCTTTGGGCTTAGAAATGTATCCCACCGATATTCGCCGGGCCCATATTAAAGGCCTCATCCATCTTCATGATCTAGATCGCTCTCCTTTTGGCGCCCTGCCCAACTGCTCTTTGCCAGATTTTGGTTATTTGCTATCGCATGGTTTCTCTCTTGGTAATGCCCGTATTGAACCACCGCGTTCCATCGGGGTGGCTGCGACGCTATTAGTGCAGCTCCTGGGTGCAATTTCGGGGGAACAGTATGGCGGAATTTCTATTCATGAGATTGATCGTCTCATGGAGCCCTATGCGGAAATGACCTTGGAAAAGTCGCGGAATCTTTATCGTGAGGTGCTTAGCGATGCAGCCGAAATCGAAAAATTTGCCCGCAAAAAGGCTGCCAAAGATATTTATGACGCCATGCAGGCCTTTGAATATCAGGTAAACACTCTAACTACTGCTGCGGCACAAACCCCATTTACTTCAGTATCTTTTGGGATGGCAACTTCTTGGTGTGCCCGCGAAATCCAGAAATCAATTCTGGCAGTGCGCGAAAAGGGTATGAGTGGGGAAACCGCGATCTTCCCAAAGCTGCTGTATTTCGTGGATGAAGGGCTAAACCTTAATGAAGGCGATCCCAATTATGACATCAAAATTGCGGCTATGGCCTGTTCTATGAAGCGCATTTATCCTGATTTGATTTCAGTTCCGCGCATCAGGGAGCTAAAAAATGGGGAATATATTACTCCGATGGGGTGTCGCTCCTTCTTGCATTATTGGGAAAATGAGCAGGGCCAATCTGAGATTGTGGGCAGAAATAATCTGGGAGTTGTGAGCCTAAATCTGCCGCGCCTGGCCATCCAGGCTGAGGGTAGTTGGGAGGTATTTTTTGAAACCCTCGATGAGGCAATCGATCTTGCGCTTCGGGCTTTGCATATTCGAGAAGAAGTAGTGCTAAATGCGGATCTAGAAAATGCTCCGGTTATGTATCAACAAGGCGGCATGGGCGACCCAACTGGGATTACTTCTGTGCGCGATTGGTATACCGGGGCGCGCAGAAAGCGTTCTTCAATTAGTTTGGGATATATCGGAATCCACAATGCCATGGTGGCAATGACTGGCAATATTTACTGGCATGACCACCCGGAACTGCGCGAATACTCCTATAAGATTATGCAGCGCATGAATCAGCGAGTCGATGAAGCCCAAGAAAGTTTCAATGCCGCACTTTCGGTGTATTCCACCCCTTCAGAGTCTCTCTGTGACCGTTTCGATGCCATTGATCGTGCCCGTTTTGGGGATATCCCAGGGGTAAATGACCACGGCTATTATGAAAACTCTTTCCATTTCCCTTCGAATCTGGACACCAATCCGGTGGCCAAAATCCACTTCGAACAAGAATATATGCAGCTCACCCCAGGTGGTTTCATGTTTTATGTGGAAGCCCCAAATCTGCAAGAAAACCCAGCAGCTTTTGAAGCTATCTGGAATGAAGCCTTTGATAGCGTCGGTTATTTTGGGATCAACTCCCCAGTAGATTCTTGCTTCGAATGCTCTTTTGAAGGCGAATTTGGGTGCGATTCTGAAGGCTATTATTGCCCGCGCTGTGGGAATCGCGATGAATCTAAAGCTTCAGTAACCAGGCGCCTATGTGGCTATTTAGGCTCTCCGATGAAACGCCCGGTGGTAAATGGGAAACAGACCGAGATTAACTCTCGAGTAAAACATATGTAA
- the nrdG gene encoding anaerobic ribonucleoside-triphosphate reductase activating protein, whose amino-acid sequence MAPEPTTSGAVKPQNAAVPAAQRFSTASTPPERLSLIERADIRSRGWAQTSQLMIADYKPFQALDGEGLRCSLYVSYCPFNCLGCYNKAAQKKNYGYPYSRQLEERIMDDLAGKYIAGLTIVGGEPMLSAKYLLPLVRRIRTELPEKTIWSYTGYLWETLHLFQDERRELLQQLDVLIDGQFIAEERDEGNLKPFAGSSNQRLIDVAASYAVDPTGGVVVEYQSAPRLQA is encoded by the coding sequence ATGGCTCCGGAGCCAACTACTTCTGGTGCGGTTAAGCCGCAAAATGCGGCAGTGCCAGCCGCGCAGCGTTTTTCCACCGCTAGTACCCCACCTGAGCGCCTGAGTTTGATAGAGCGCGCCGATATTCGTTCCCGTGGTTGGGCGCAGACCTCCCAATTAATGATTGCAGATTATAAACCTTTCCAAGCTTTAGATGGGGAAGGTTTACGCTGCTCACTCTATGTTTCTTACTGCCCTTTTAACTGTTTAGGCTGCTATAATAAGGCCGCTCAAAAAAAGAATTACGGCTACCCCTACAGCCGGCAATTAGAAGAGCGCATTATGGATGATCTTGCGGGGAAATATATTGCCGGGCTGACAATAGTAGGCGGAGAACCCATGCTTAGCGCCAAATACCTTTTACCGCTGGTGCGTCGGATTCGCACCGAACTGCCGGAAAAAACCATATGGTCCTATACCGGATATCTCTGGGAAACTCTGCACCTTTTCCAAGACGAACGCCGCGAATTACTTCAGCAGCTCGATGTTTTAATTGATGGCCAATTCATTGCCGAAGAACGCGATGAAGGCAATCTCAAACCCTTTGCGGGCAGCTCTAATCAACGCCTAATTGATGTCGCAGCTAGTTATGCTGTGGATCCCACAGGTGGGGTAGTAGTGGAATATCAAAGCGCACCTCGACTGCAGGCTTAA
- the cmrA gene encoding mycolate reductase (Catalyzes the final step in mycolic acid biosynthesis.), with protein MGLPQPRPQSYALITGASQGIGAALARDLAKLGHNLIIVARREPVLAALAAELEAAHGVEVLVRAHDLSQPDQVSELLAEIAELEISILINSAGIASFGPLAKADWDYEISQFELNAAAVFRLTYAVLQPMLDRGVGAICNVGSAAGNVPIPNNATYVFTKAGVNAFTEALHYELKGTGVTCTLLAPGPVREAVLPEAEKSIIDKVVPDFLWTTYETCAAETLDAMAKNKRRVVPGPLSKAMNAVSLVVPTGVISPVMGWFYAKMS; from the coding sequence ATGGGCTTACCGCAACCTCGTCCACAGTCTTATGCTCTAATTACCGGGGCAAGTCAAGGAATTGGGGCTGCCCTAGCCCGAGATCTAGCAAAGCTAGGCCATAATCTAATTATTGTGGCGCGGCGAGAACCAGTGCTTGCCGCCTTGGCTGCAGAATTAGAAGCTGCACATGGGGTGGAAGTTTTAGTGCGCGCCCATGATCTCTCCCAGCCGGATCAAGTAAGCGAACTTCTTGCAGAAATAGCAGAACTTGAGATTTCGATTTTGATTAATTCCGCTGGTATTGCCAGTTTTGGACCATTGGCAAAAGCGGATTGGGATTATGAGATCTCCCAATTTGAACTCAATGCGGCAGCAGTATTTCGGCTGACTTATGCGGTTTTGCAGCCCATGCTAGACCGCGGTGTAGGGGCTATTTGTAATGTGGGCTCAGCTGCAGGCAATGTGCCTATCCCCAATAATGCCACCTACGTTTTTACCAAAGCTGGGGTTAATGCCTTTACTGAAGCCTTGCATTATGAACTCAAAGGCACCGGAGTTACTTGCACCCTGCTAGCTCCTGGCCCCGTGCGCGAGGCGGTGCTTCCAGAGGCTGAAAAATCAATTATTGATAAAGTAGTGCCAGATTTCTTGTGGACTACCTATGAAACCTGTGCAGCGGAAACCCTAGATGCCATGGCTAAAAACAAACGACGCGTAGTTCCTGGACCTCTTTCTAAAGCCATGAATGCAGTGTCATTGGTAGTTCCTACCGGGGTAATTTCGCCGGTCATGGGCTGGTTTTATGCCAAGATGTCTTAA
- a CDS encoding cytochrome c oxidase assembly protein produces MGSKLATQRTVRKTWPLYILFIGVAGLVGMGISWGFLTESLAALGIPDPGRITTASLPFLRAASWMLVSLGVGSFLASGFLISPRIPDRDNTRLLESRLSVDGHIAARTGSISMLFVALIATTMIPITLSDVSGNPLSQAIQPGSWAIAINQVSAALAWAWMAGIAALIGICGLFSHKWSSQPVFFVGAILTVIPLGLDGHSASGGDHDWGTNSYLWHLVFLSLWIGGLMALLAHGRRLGPGMALAVQRYSKIALVSVLVMSISGLVNAAIRISWEDWFTTTYGWIITTKTALVILLALLGFIHRQHTIPALEKGDTRAFHRVSIIEVLLMAATVGVAITMGRTPPPPPRDPNLSIMAVRIGFDLHKAPTFWNVWTTWRFDYLFAVLAILAAVYYLRGLRKLRQQGIAWPLQRTLWFLLGCLSLGLMMTSGMGMNMMALFSMHMVVHMGLSMVVPVFLVLGAPFTLIMAATKPGPPGQPGLHEWTQALCSNRLTRAIMHPGVNTVQFVALFYVLYVSPFYEVLVRDHGGHVLMNFVFLISGYLYFWDMIGPDPVPNRRSVPQRLAWLAFSMPFHLYFGVYLMQLNDIIGYNFYSTLGLPWNPDLLTDQKIGGGIAWASGAFPLLVVFGSLFYQWLRDDKREARAYDTKAASDGDTDMAAYNEMLAALSEATPAKAASAKGVESPGELGDSRLSSQPHTRIAQRPETEDS; encoded by the coding sequence ATGGGTTCGAAGCTTGCAACACAGCGCACCGTCCGTAAAACTTGGCCGCTGTACATCCTGTTCATTGGGGTAGCCGGTTTAGTAGGCATGGGAATTTCCTGGGGTTTTCTCACAGAATCTTTAGCCGCTCTAGGAATTCCAGATCCAGGACGCATCACCACAGCTAGCTTGCCTTTTTTAAGGGCTGCTTCCTGGATGTTGGTATCTCTGGGGGTGGGTTCTTTTTTAGCCTCTGGCTTTCTGATTTCACCTCGCATACCCGACCGCGATAATACGCGTTTATTGGAATCACGACTCAGCGTCGATGGCCATATTGCCGCGCGCACCGGATCTATATCGATGTTATTTGTGGCCTTAATTGCCACCACGATGATTCCCATCACACTTTCTGATGTCTCCGGCAATCCCCTTAGTCAAGCTATCCAACCAGGTTCTTGGGCTATTGCCATAAACCAGGTATCAGCTGCCCTGGCTTGGGCGTGGATGGCAGGGATTGCAGCACTGATTGGTATTTGTGGCCTTTTTAGCCATAAATGGAGCTCTCAACCGGTGTTTTTTGTGGGCGCAATCTTAACGGTAATCCCTTTAGGTCTTGATGGGCACTCTGCCAGTGGCGGCGATCACGATTGGGGCACGAACTCCTATTTATGGCACCTAGTTTTCTTAAGCCTCTGGATCGGCGGCCTCATGGCGCTGCTAGCTCACGGTCGCAGATTAGGCCCCGGAATGGCCTTAGCTGTGCAACGCTATTCTAAAATTGCGCTTGTTTCAGTGCTGGTGATGTCGATATCTGGGCTGGTAAATGCCGCTATTCGGATTAGCTGGGAGGATTGGTTCACCACCACTTATGGGTGGATCATCACCACTAAAACTGCCTTGGTAATTTTATTGGCACTGCTGGGTTTTATTCATCGCCAACATACAATTCCGGCTTTAGAAAAAGGCGATACGCGTGCTTTTCATCGCGTGAGCATTATTGAAGTCCTGCTAATGGCCGCCACTGTCGGGGTGGCAATCACCATGGGGCGCACCCCACCACCGCCGCCGCGAGATCCGAATCTTTCAATAATGGCAGTGCGCATTGGTTTTGATTTACATAAAGCCCCCACCTTCTGGAATGTGTGGACGACCTGGCGTTTTGATTATCTTTTTGCAGTGTTGGCAATTTTAGCGGCCGTTTATTACCTGCGCGGGCTAAGAAAATTACGGCAGCAAGGCATCGCTTGGCCCCTCCAACGCACCTTATGGTTTTTATTAGGTTGCCTGAGCTTGGGTTTGATGATGACCTCTGGCATGGGCATGAATATGATGGCACTTTTTTCCATGCACATGGTGGTGCACATGGGATTATCAATGGTAGTCCCGGTATTCCTGGTTCTTGGAGCACCTTTTACCTTGATAATGGCTGCCACTAAACCGGGACCCCCAGGACAACCCGGCCTGCATGAATGGACTCAAGCCCTGTGCAGTAATCGCCTTACGCGGGCCATCATGCACCCTGGGGTTAATACAGTGCAGTTCGTCGCACTTTTCTATGTGCTTTATGTCTCGCCTTTCTATGAAGTTTTGGTGCGAGATCACGGCGGACATGTGCTGATGAATTTTGTATTCCTAATTTCTGGCTACCTCTACTTCTGGGACATGATCGGGCCTGATCCAGTGCCTAACCGCCGCAGTGTTCCCCAACGTTTAGCTTGGTTGGCTTTTTCTATGCCCTTCCATCTTTATTTTGGGGTATATCTGATGCAGCTCAATGACATCATCGGCTATAACTTCTATTCCACGCTGGGACTTCCTTGGAACCCAGATTTGCTTACTGACCAAAAAATTGGTGGCGGTATTGCTTGGGCCTCAGGGGCTTTCCCCCTGTTAGTGGTATTTGGTTCACTGTTTTATCAGTGGTTGCGCGACGATAAACGCGAAGCCCGCGCCTATGACACCAAAGCTGCCTCCGATGGGGATACCGATATGGCAGCCTATAACGAAATGCTGGCAGCTCTTTCCGAAGCTACACCTGCTAAAGCTGCGTCTGCCAAGGGAGTAGAAAGCCCTGGTGAGCTGGGTGATTCGCGGCTTTCTTCCCAGCCACATACCCGTATTGCCCAGCGCCCAGAGACAGAAGATTCTTAA
- a CDS encoding single-stranded DNA-binding protein, which produces MANFPTSFTGNLVENPTLIRTGSGALVAKMRLATSRRIFADGAWNNFDQLYLDVEAWGDMAYNVRSSLRTGMAVIVQGTLVTQEWVDKNSGEKRSKVLLKARSIGVDLSKYAVKAKRCSVEGSLNIDGDREAGHPVDLRLLDSDFQGELIQGADKELVAARGSTGEDFEAEAEVAPF; this is translated from the coding sequence ATGGCTAATTTTCCGACTAGTTTCACTGGAAATCTAGTAGAAAATCCGACATTAATTCGCACTGGCAGTGGGGCTTTGGTGGCGAAAATGCGTTTAGCAACTAGCCGCAGAATCTTTGCCGATGGGGCCTGGAATAATTTTGACCAGCTCTACCTAGATGTAGAGGCTTGGGGAGATATGGCTTATAACGTGCGTAGTTCTTTGCGTACTGGAATGGCGGTAATTGTCCAAGGCACCCTAGTCACCCAGGAATGGGTGGATAAAAATAGTGGGGAAAAGCGCAGCAAAGTTTTGTTGAAAGCGCGCAGCATTGGCGTGGATCTTAGTAAATATGCTGTTAAAGCTAAACGATGCAGTGTAGAAGGGAGCTTGAATATCGATGGAGACCGCGAAGCTGGCCATCCTGTGGACCTGCGGCTCCTAGATAGCGACTTCCAAGGGGAACTAATTCAAGGTGCTGATAAAGAGCTGGTAGCAGCACGGGGGAGCACTGGTGAGGATTTCGAGGCGGAGGCAGAGGTGGCGCCGTTTTAA
- the ettA gene encoding energy-dependent translational throttle protein EttA — MAEFIYTMKNVRKAVGDKVILDNVTMAFYPGAKIGVVGPNGAGKSSLLKLMAGLDEPSNGEAFLDPRATVGILLQEPPLNEEKTVRGNVEEGLGEIFEKKQRFEAIAEEMATNYTDELMEEMGKLQEELDAADAWEVDSKIEQAMEALRCPPSDSPVTNLSGGERRRVALAKLLLSEPDLLLLDEPTNHLDAESVLWLEKHLQNYPGAVLAVTHDRYFLDHVAQWICEVDRGKLYPYEGNYSTYLEQKAERLEVAGKKDAKLRKRLKDELAWVRSGAKARQAKNKARLERYEEMAAEAEQHKKLDFEEIQIPTPPRLGSKVVVVENLNKGFDDRILIKDLSFTLPRNGIVGVIGPNGVGKTTLFKTIVGLEEPDSGSVQVGETVRLSYVDQNRENIDPEKSVWEVVSEGLDYIVVGQNEMPSRAYISAFGFKGPDQQKPSKVLSGGERNRLNLALTLKQGGNLILLDEPTNDLDVETLGSLENALQQFPGCAVVISHDRWFLDRTCTHILAWEGNVSEGQWYWFEGNFEDYEKNKVARLGEDAARPSRVTHRRLSR, encoded by the coding sequence ATGGCGGAATTCATCTACACGATGAAAAACGTGCGCAAAGCTGTAGGTGACAAAGTCATTTTGGACAATGTCACCATGGCTTTTTATCCAGGCGCCAAAATTGGTGTTGTTGGACCTAACGGTGCCGGCAAATCATCACTGCTAAAGCTAATGGCTGGGCTTGATGAGCCATCCAATGGTGAGGCTTTCTTGGATCCGCGCGCTACGGTTGGCATCCTGTTGCAGGAGCCGCCGTTGAATGAAGAAAAGACCGTGCGCGGCAATGTCGAAGAAGGTTTAGGCGAAATCTTCGAGAAGAAGCAGCGCTTTGAAGCCATTGCTGAAGAAATGGCTACTAATTATACCGATGAGCTCATGGAAGAAATGGGCAAGCTGCAAGAAGAACTCGATGCAGCCGATGCTTGGGAAGTTGATTCCAAGATCGAACAGGCCATGGAAGCACTGCGGTGCCCACCTTCTGATTCGCCGGTAACTAATCTTTCCGGTGGCGAAAGACGCCGCGTGGCTTTGGCGAAACTACTTTTGAGCGAACCAGATTTGTTGCTTCTTGACGAACCAACAAACCACTTGGATGCCGAAAGTGTGCTGTGGCTAGAAAAGCATCTGCAAAACTATCCCGGTGCTGTTTTAGCAGTAACCCACGACCGTTATTTCCTAGATCACGTTGCCCAATGGATCTGTGAAGTAGACCGCGGCAAGCTTTATCCTTATGAGGGCAACTATTCCACTTATCTGGAACAGAAGGCAGAACGCCTAGAAGTTGCGGGTAAAAAGGATGCTAAGCTGCGCAAACGCCTCAAAGATGAACTCGCTTGGGTGCGTTCTGGGGCAAAGGCTCGCCAGGCTAAGAATAAAGCCCGTCTGGAACGCTATGAGGAAATGGCTGCGGAAGCTGAGCAGCACAAGAAGTTGGACTTTGAAGAAATTCAGATTCCAACCCCGCCGCGCCTAGGCAGCAAGGTTGTAGTTGTTGAAAACCTGAATAAGGGCTTTGATGATCGCATCCTGATTAAGGATCTTTCCTTCACTTTGCCGCGTAATGGCATCGTGGGTGTCATTGGTCCCAACGGTGTGGGTAAGACCACCCTGTTTAAGACCATTGTGGGCTTAGAAGAACCAGATTCAGGTTCCGTGCAAGTAGGCGAGACCGTGCGTCTTAGCTATGTGGATCAGAACCGCGAGAATATCGATCCAGAGAAATCTGTATGGGAAGTAGTTTCTGAAGGCTTGGACTACATAGTAGTTGGCCAAAATGAAATGCCTTCGCGGGCCTATATCTCTGCTTTTGGATTCAAGGGTCCAGATCAGCAGAAGCCTTCCAAGGTGCTCTCCGGTGGTGAGCGCAACCGCTTGAACCTAGCGCTAACCCTGAAACAGGGCGGCAACTTGATTTTGCTCGATGAGCCCACAAATGACCTAGATGTGGAAACTCTAGGCTCTTTGGAAAATGCTTTACAGCAATTCCCTGGTTGTGCCGTAGTGATCTCGCACGATCGTTGGTTCTTGGATCGTACCTGTACGCATATCTTGGCTTGGGAAGGCAATGTTTCTGAAGGCCAATGGTATTGGTTTGAAGGTAACTTCGAAGACTATGAGAAGAATAAGGTGGCTCGTCTTGGTGAAGACGCCGCCCGGCCTTCTCGCGTCACGCACCGCCGCTTAAGCCGCTAG
- a CDS encoding acyl-CoA thioesterase: MTTQQSIPTPGIHKVMIPVRWSDFDRYGHMMNANYIEIAQEARLLFAATEFPRYNVAIPAFFVRNLNVDFMQPIMPDVANQVLVETQVVEIGRTSITTRQEIKNHLGEIACVVECVQVAVDMRSARPREITTEEKKVLAQAPEKNAGTEK, translated from the coding sequence ATGACCACGCAGCAATCTATTCCTACCCCTGGCATCCATAAAGTAATGATCCCAGTGCGCTGGTCAGATTTCGACCGCTACGGGCACATGATGAATGCCAACTATATTGAAATTGCCCAAGAAGCCCGCCTGCTTTTCGCAGCCACAGAATTCCCTCGCTATAACGTGGCTATTCCTGCGTTTTTTGTGCGTAATCTCAATGTAGATTTCATGCAGCCCATCATGCCGGATGTAGCTAATCAAGTACTGGTGGAAACCCAGGTGGTAGAAATTGGGCGTACTTCCATTACCACTCGGCAAGAAATTAAAAATCATTTAGGCGAAATTGCCTGCGTAGTGGAATGCGTGCAGGTTGCGGTAGATATGCGCAGTGCCAGGCCGCGTGAAATTACTACCGAAGAAAAGAAAGTACTAGCTCAAGCGCCCGAAAAGAATGCAGGCACCGAAAAATAA
- a CDS encoding GntR family transcriptional regulator, whose amino-acid sequence MVEKRVRKGLAYVAIADEIRTWILEEKYRPGDRLPNERDLVEFFNAARMTVRHALEILQLEGYIERRRGRNGGTFVRPVPPKIELTQLKGILPQLEARGANVTTRVVYARLVKAPAHIALSLNLMLDELVYYV is encoded by the coding sequence GTGGTTGAAAAACGCGTCCGCAAGGGGCTGGCTTATGTCGCAATTGCTGACGAAATACGCACTTGGATTTTAGAAGAAAAGTATCGCCCGGGAGATAGACTTCCAAATGAGCGAGATCTAGTTGAATTTTTTAATGCTGCCCGGATGACGGTGCGTCACGCTTTGGAAATCCTGCAATTAGAGGGATACATAGAAAGGCGTAGAGGTCGAAACGGTGGCACCTTTGTGCGCCCGGTACCTCCAAAAATTGAATTAACCCAACTTAAGGGCATCTTGCCGCAGTTGGAAGCTCGCGGTGCAAATGTGACAACTCGCGTAGTTTATGCCCGGTTAGTAAAAGCACCGGCACATATTGCCCTCTCCTTAAATCTGATGCTCGATGAGCTGGTCTACTACGTATGA
- a CDS encoding UTRA domain-containing protein codes for MRYFDETPLCVQHSYYPKNLCESLSKDDLLANNFDFLESGCNKTIVHRVDSVMPAVAAEMEQQQLGITRTDPVLKIVAVSSTADGEVVEYSEDILRSDILRITVVTQDFADRHVVEETALADS; via the coding sequence GTGCGCTATTTTGATGAAACTCCGCTTTGTGTGCAGCACAGCTACTATCCCAAAAATCTATGTGAGAGCTTATCCAAGGATGATTTATTAGCTAATAACTTTGATTTCCTGGAATCAGGTTGTAATAAAACCATCGTGCATCGGGTAGATAGTGTGATGCCGGCTGTGGCTGCTGAGATGGAGCAGCAACAGTTGGGAATTACCAGAACAGACCCAGTTTTGAAGATTGTGGCAGTTTCTTCGACAGCCGACGGAGAAGTTGTGGAATATTCGGAGGATATTTTACGTTCGGATATATTACGGATCACCGTCGTTACTCAGGACTTTGCTGATCGTCACGTAGTTGAGGAAACCGCGCTGGCAGATAGTTGA
- a CDS encoding mycothiol-dependent nitroreductase Rv2466c family protein, translating into MTTHQVTFWFDATCPFCWVTSRWIKEVEKVRDIQVNWVPMSLAVLNDGRDLPANYLKYMEAAWGPARVFAAVKAERPDKVDELYTAMGTIIHPGHQSGKRGFGGYDAVIAQALEQVGLPASFADYANTDAYDERLRAYHQQAMDEVGDDVGTPIVKIGDVAFFGPVLTRVPTGEEAAKIFDGAQALASYPHFFELKRSRTEAPKV; encoded by the coding sequence ATGACTACTCACCAAGTCACTTTCTGGTTCGATGCCACCTGCCCTTTTTGTTGGGTCACTTCCCGCTGGATAAAGGAAGTAGAAAAGGTCCGAGACATCCAAGTTAATTGGGTGCCGATGTCGCTAGCCGTGCTTAACGATGGCCGCGATTTACCTGCCAATTACCTCAAATATATGGAAGCCGCCTGGGGTCCTGCGCGGGTATTTGCTGCGGTTAAAGCAGAGCGTCCAGATAAGGTAGATGAGCTTTATACTGCGATGGGCACCATCATTCACCCTGGTCACCAGTCTGGAAAGCGTGGTTTTGGCGGCTATGATGCGGTGATCGCCCAAGCTCTAGAACAGGTTGGCTTGCCGGCTTCTTTTGCAGATTATGCCAATACTGATGCTTATGATGAGCGCCTGCGTGCTTATCATCAGCAAGCTATGGATGAAGTCGGCGATGATGTTGGAACTCCCATAGTTAAGATCGGCGATGTGGCCTTCTTTGGTCCGGTGTTAACTCGGGTGCCGACGGGTGAGGAAGCCGCTAAAATATTTGATGGGGCACAGGCTCTGGCCAGTTATCCGCACTTCTTTGAACTAAAGCGCAGTCGCACAGAAGCGCCAAAGGTATAG
- a CDS encoding ribose-5-phosphate isomerase, producing the protein MRVYLGADHAGYEAKNLIADYLTKGGHEVIDCGAFSYDPEDDYPAFCIEAAIRTVNDPGSLGIVLGGSGNGEQIAANKVPGARCALAWNPDIARLAREHNNAQLIGIGARQHTAEQILEIVEAFITQEWSREERHQRRIDILADYEENKIAPIIPGQD; encoded by the coding sequence ATGCGCGTTTATCTGGGAGCCGATCATGCCGGCTATGAAGCAAAGAATTTAATTGCAGATTATTTGACTAAGGGGGGCCATGAAGTAATTGACTGTGGCGCCTTTAGTTATGATCCGGAAGATGACTATCCGGCATTTTGCATTGAAGCTGCAATCCGTACCGTTAATGATCCTGGTTCTTTAGGCATAGTGCTAGGCGGATCCGGAAACGGTGAGCAAATAGCTGCTAATAAAGTCCCTGGGGCTCGCTGTGCCTTAGCTTGGAATCCAGATATTGCCCGGTTAGCGCGGGAGCATAATAATGCCCAACTCATCGGAATTGGGGCGCGGCAGCATACTGCTGAGCAGATTTTGGAAATTGTAGAGGCCTTTATAACCCAAGAGTGGTCGAGAGAAGAGCGTCACCAGCGCCGAATCGATATTCTTGCCGATTATGAAGAAAATAAGATTGCCCCAATAATCCCTGGTCAAGACTAA